The sequence GGCAGGCCGCGACGGCGGGCCTCGGCCACGAACTCCGCGACCAACCCGGCGGCCTCCGCCTGCTCAGCCAGCCGCCGGTGCTCATCGGCCGCGGCATGCGCCGCCACCGCCCGTCGTCGCTGTTCCCGCCAGTCTCGGCTCTCCTCCGTGCCCACGGCTGTGACGCTACGCCGCACCCGGTTGGTTGGTGGGAGACGGGAGCGCGGGCACCTCGAGCTCGCTGCACGCGACGCCTGCTCGGGGCCGCGACGCGCCGGAACTCCTGAGGTCCGGCCGGCTTTGATGCAGGCCCTAGACTCGCTGGCCATGGGATCACTCACCTTCAGCTACAACCTCACCCTGGACGGTTGCGTAGACCATCAGGAGGGGATTGCTGACGACGAGACCCACGCCTTCTTCACCCACCTCATGGACGCAGCCGGGGCAATGCTGTGGGGGCGCGTCACCTACGAGATGTTGGAGAGCTACTGGCCGGCCGTTGCTCGCGGCGACAAGGAGGCGCCGTCGGCCATGCGCGAGTGGGCGGTCAAGCTGGAGGCCAAACCCAAGTATGTGGTGTCGTCAACGCGTACGGACTTCCCGTGGACCAACAGTCACCCCATCGCCGGGGATCTGCGTGCGGGCGTGCAGAAGCTCAAGGACGCGACTGCTGCCGGGGTTCTCCTCGGAAGCGGCAAGCTCGCGACCGAGCTCGACCGGCTGGACCTGATCGACGAATACAGGCTGCTCGTCCATCCCAGGATCGCCGGCCACAGCCCGACGCTGTACCAGGGCGGGCTGCCCGGCACGCGCCAGCTCGAGCTGCTCTCGGCGGAGCCGTTGCGCAACGGCGTGGTGGCCATGCACTACCGCCGTGCGCGCTGAGTCGCAGGAGGCCGTCGCCGCCAGCTCACCGGTAGCGTGGCGTCTTCGTCGCGCTCGCCGCGCAGCGCCGAGCGGCTGCTCGACGGCAAGGACGTCTTCGGGGTTGCCCCCAACGCAACATTGATGCGCCGGTGACGCGCCCACCCGGGCATACCCGAACGAGCGCGCAACCCCACCGAATGCGCACACCACCGCGTTGAACCGACAGGTCGAAGAAACCCCCGCCGACGCCCGCCGACGCCCGACGTCGCCCGCCGACGCCCGCCGACGCCCGCCGACGCCCGACGTCGCCCAGGTGCGCTCAGGCGAGACCGGCGCGGCGTAGGGCATCTGCCATCGCATCGTTGGCCGGGGCCCCGCCCCCACGTCCCGACCGCGGCTGTCCGCCGTGCCCGCTCTGCCCGCCGCGGCCTTGGGAGCGGCCGCTTTGTCCGCCGCGCCCGCCCTGTCCGCCGCGGCCTTGGGAACGGCCGCCGGTTTCCCGGTCGCCGCCGCGGTCCCCCTGCTGCCCCCGCCCGCCGCCGCGGCTGGCCTCGGTATCGTCCAGGCGCAGGGTCAGCGAGATGCGTTTGCGCGGCACGTCCACGTCGAGGACCCTGACCTTCACCACGTCACCGGACTTCACCACCTCGTGCGGGTCCCGGACGAAGGTGCGGGACATCGCCGAGACGTGCACCAGGCCGTCCTGGTGCACACCGATGTCCACGAACGCGCCGAAGGCGGCCACGTTGGTGACCACCCCCTCCAGGATGAGGCCGGGCACCAGATCGGCGATTGTCTCGACGCCCTCGGCGAAGGTGGCGGTGCGGAACTCCGGCCGCGGGTCCCGGCCGGGCTTTTCCAACTCGGTGAGGATGTCGGTGACCGTCGGAAGCCCGAAGGTGTCATCGACGAAGTCGGTGGCCCGCAGCCCGCGCAGGACCGCACTCCGGCCGATCACCGCTGGTAGTTCCTGCTTGACCGCGGCGAGGATCCGCCGCACCACCGGGTACGCCTCCGGATGCACGCTGGACGAGTCCAGCGGGTCCTCACCACCGGGGATGCGCAGGAAGCCGGCGCACTGCTCGAACGCCTTCGGGCCGAGTCGGGGGACCTGCCGCAGGTCGCGTCGGCTCCGGAACGGCCCGTTCGCGTCTCGGTGCAGCACGATGTTCTCCGCCAGCCCGGCGCCGATGCCGGAGACTCGGGTCAGCAGCGGTGCGGAGGCGGTGTTGACATCGACCCCGACCGCGTTGACGCAGTCCTCGACGACCGCGTCGAGCGACCGGGACAAGGTCACCTCGGACAGGTCGTGTTGGTACTGTCCAACTCCGATGGAGCGTGGGTCGATCTTGACCAGCTCGGCGAGGGGATCCTGGAGACGGCGCGCGATGGAGACTGCTCCCCGCAGCGACACGTCCAGGCCCGGCAGTTCCTGCGCGGCGTAGGCGGACGCCGAGTAGACGGAGGCGCCGGACTCGGAGACGACGAGCTTGGTGAGGTTCAGGTGGGGGTGGCGCCGGATCAGCTCTCCGGCCAGTCGGTCGGTCTCCCGGCTCGCGGTGCCGTTACCGATCGCCACCAACTCCACCTGGTGCGCGGCGGCCAGCCGGGCGAGGGTCTCGATCGAGGCGTCCCACTGCCGGCGTGGTTCGTGCGGGTAGATGGTGTCGGTGGCGACCACCTTGCCGGTGGCGTCAACGACGGCGACCTTCACCCCGGTACGCAGGCCCGGATCCAGCCCCATCGTCGCCCGGGTGCCGGCCGGGGCGGCCAGCAGCAGGTCCCGCAGGTTCGTGGCGAAGACTCGTACCGCCTCCGTCTCGGCGGCCTGCCACAGTCGCAGGCGCAGGTCCGCGCCGAGGTGGATGAGGATCCGGGTACGCCAGGCCCAGCGAACCGTGTCGGAGAGCCAGCGGTCAGCTGGCCGTCCCTGGTCGCTGACTCCGAACCGGGCGGCGATGGCCGCCTCATACCGGGTCGGCCCGGTGGCCACCGTCTCGGCGGCCTCCTCCGGCTCCATCGTCAGGTCGAGTACGCCCTCCTTCTCCCCGCGGAATACGGCGAGAACCCGGTGCGAGGGCAGTTTCGGGTACGGCTCGGCGAAGTCGAAGTAGTCGGCGAACTTGGCGCCCGTCGTCGCCTGGCCATCGCGTACCCGGGACACCAGCCGGCCCCGGGACCACATCTGCTCGCGCAGCGTGCCGATCAGGTCGGCATCCTCGGCGAACCGCTCGACCAGGATGGCTCGGGCGCCGTCGAGCGCGGCGGCGGCGTCGGCGATGCCCCGGTCCGGGTCGACGAACCCGGCGGCCGTCGCCCGCGGGTCCTGGGCTGGCTCGTCGAGCAGGGTGTCGGCGAGGGGCTCCAGGCCGGCCTCGCGGGCGATCTGCGCGCGGGTCCGCCGCTTGGGCTTGTACGGCAGGTAGATGTCCTCCAGCCGAGACTTCGAGTCGGCGGCCATGATCTGTGCGGTCAGGGCCTCGTCGAGCTTGCCCTGGCTGCCGATGGACTCCAGGATGGCGGCCCGCCGCTGGTCCAACTCGCGCAGGTAGCGCAGTCTCTCCTCGAGAGTACGCAGCTGGGTGTCATCGAGCAGGCCGGTGGCCTCCTTGCGGTAGCGGGCGATGAACGGCACGGTCGCGCCGCCGTCGAGTAGTTCCACGGCTGCGTGTACCTGGCGCTCGGCGACGCCGAGCTCCTCGGCGATCCGCTGAGAAACAGAGAGGGTCACGATCTCGATCCGCCTTCGGGAGTGGGTTCCCGTGCATTCTGCCGGGCCACCGAAGCGATGGTGGAATCACCCACGTGTCCCGGGTACGGCGGTTCGGGCTGCCCGGCTGTTCAGGCGACCGCCTGCCACCAGCCGTCCACCGGCGGTGGGTCGTCAACCACCACCCGCTGGCCCGGCCGGGGCACCGTCAGTCGAACGTCCCGCGCCTTCGTCTCGGCCCAGAGCCGGTCCACCGGCTCCGACCAGTCGTGCACGGCGAGGTTGAAGGTCGCCCAGTGCACCGGGAGAAGCAGCCCGCCGCGCAGGTCGAGGTGGGCGGCGACGGCCTCCTCCGGGAACATGTGAATATCCCGCCAGGCCCAGTCATAGGCGCCGATTTGCATCAAGGTCACATCAAAGGGCCCGTAGCCGGCACCGATGGCAGCATACCCGTCGAAGTAGCCGGAGTCGCCGGTGTAGAAGACGCTTCGGTGCGCCCCGGCGATCACCCAGGAGCTCCAGAGGGTGGCGTCCCGGCGCAGGCCCCGCCCGGAGAAGTGCTGGGCTGGGGTGGCGGTGAGCCGCAACCCCGCCACCTCGTGACTCTCCGACCAGTCCAGCTCCACGATCCGGCGCTCCGGGACCCCCCACCGCTCCAGGTGGGCCCCCACCCCGAGCGGCACCACGAACGGTGCGTCCTGCCGTGCGGTCAGCTCCCGTACGGTTTCGAGGTCGAGGTGGTCGTAGTGGTCGTGGGAGATCAGGATCGCGTCCACCGTCGGCAACTCGGCGAGGCCGATCGGTGGCTCGTGGAGCCGCTTGGGCCCGATCAGGTTAGACGGGGAGCATCGCTGACTCCACACCGGATCGATCAGCACCCGGTGCGTCTCGATCTCGACCAGAGTGGAGGCGTGGCCGTACCAGACCACGTTCAGCTCGCGGGAGCGCGTCGACGACTCCGGGGCGTGTGCCGGGCGCACCAGCGGCACCGGCAGACTCGGGTGGCGTTTCTGTTTACCGAAGAAGAACTCGCGGAGCAGGTTACGGTCCGTGGAGCCGGTCGTGGGGCTGGCGGCGGGTCGGCTGCTGGCCGGGTTTCGGAAGGCGCCGGCCCGGTACTGCGGCGAGCTGAGGGCGCGCTCGGCTCGAGCGCCGGCCAGCCGGCCGCCGAGGGCCAGCGGGACATCCCGGACCGCCCACCCGAGGCCGGCGAGCGCGGCCATCCCGACGGCCCCGCCGAGCCGCCGCCCGCCCGTCCTGCGCTGACGGCCCCGCTCTGTTGGTGCCCCCATCGCCGTCCTTCCGACTGGATCCCACGTACCCGCCAACTCGGCGAAATCACCGCCGTCGGCTCCGCACCCCCTTCTCGCTTCCGAGAAGGGGGCTACCCGCAACGGAGGTGTTGAACCGACGGCGTGGCAGTCAGGAGCGCGCGGTGTGCTTGGCGGTGGCCGCGAGGTAGTCGCGGTTGAGTCGGCCGATGGTGTGCAGTGGGATGCCCTTGGGGCAGACCACGGTGCACTCCCCGGCGTTGGTGCAGCCGCCGAAGCCAGCGTCGTCGTGCGAGTCCACCATGCCGATCACCCGGGTGTACCGCTCCGGCTGGCCCTGCGGCAGCAGCGAGAGCTGGGTGACCTTGGCGGCGGTGAAGAGCATGCCAGAGCCGTTCGGGCAGGCCGCGACGCAGGCGCCGCAGCCGATGCAGGCGGCCGACTCGAAGGCGGCGTCCGCGTCGGCCTTCGCCACCGGCGCCGCGTGCGCCTCGGGCGCGCTGCCGGTCGGCGCAGTGACGAAACCACCGCCCGCGATGATCTGGTCGAAGGCGTTGCGGTTGACCACCAGGTCCTTGACGACCGGGAACGCCCGTGCCCGCCACGGCTCGATGTCGATCGTGTCGCCGTCGGCGAACTGCCGCATGTGTAGCTGACAGGCGGTGGTGCCGCGCTGCGGCCCGTGCGCGTTACCGTTGATCATCATGCCGCACATGCCGCAGATGCCTTCACGGCAGTCGTGGTCGAACGCCACCGGCTCCTCGCCGGCGAGGGTCAGGCGTTCGTTGAGCACGTCGAGCATCTCCAGGAACGACATGTCCGGAGAGATGTCCTCGACCTGGTAGGTCACCATCTGACCCTTGTCCTCGGGGCCCGTTTGGCGCCAGATGCGTAGGGTCAGGTTCACTTGTAACTCCGCTGCGTGGGGTGGACGTACTCGAACGTGAGGTCTTCCTTGTGTAGCACCGGTTGCTCGGTGCCGTACTCCCAGGCCGCCACATACGCGAACCGCTCGTCGTCGCGCTGGGCCTCGCCGTCTGGGCTCTGGTGCTCGGCGCGGAAGTGGCCGCCGCAGGACTCCTCGCGGTGCAGGGCGTCGATGCACATCAGCTCGGCCAGCTCGAAGAAGTCGGCCACCCGGCCGGCCTTCTCCAACGACTGGTTGAGCCCGTCGGCGTCGCCGACGATCCGGACCCGCTGCCAGAACTCCTTCCGCAGCGCGCGGATCTCGTCGACCGCCTTGCGGAGGCCGGCAGCGGAGCGCTCCATGCCGCAGTGCTCCCACATGATCTGGCCCAGCTCCCGGTGGAACGAGTCCACGGTCCGGTCGCCGTCTACGGAGAGGAGTCGATGGATCCTGTCCTCGACGGTTCGCCGGGCCTCGACCGCCGCCGGGTGGCTCGGCTCGAGCTTCTCGAACGGGCCGGCCGCAAGGTAGTTGGCGATGGTGTTCGGCAGCACGAAGTAGCCGTCGGCGAGCCCCTGCATGAGCGCGGAGGCGCCCAGTCGGTTCGCGCCGTGGTCGGAGAAGTTCGCCTCGCCGATCACGAAGAGGCCGGGGATCGTCGCCTGGAGGTCGTAGTCGACCCAGAGCCCGCCCATCGTGTAGTGCACGGCCGGGTAGATCCGCATCGGGACCTCGTACGGGTCCTCGCCGGTGATCCGCTCGTACATCTCGAAGAGGTTGCCGTACTTGGCCTCGATGGACTTGCGGCCCAGCCGCTGGATCGCGTCGGCGAAGTCCAGGTAGACGCCGAGCCGGGTCGGGCCGACACCGCGACCCTCGTCGCAGACGTTCTTCGCGGCGCGGGAGGCGATGTCCCGGGGCACCAGGTTGCCGAACGAGGGGTAGATTCGCTCCAGGTAGTAGTCCCGCTCGTCCTCGGGGATCTCACGCGGATCGCGGTCATCACCCTCGGCCTTGGGCACCCACACCCGGCCATCGTTGCGGAGCGACTCGCTCATCAGCGTCAGCTTCGACTGATGGTCGCCGGAGACCGGAATGCAGGTCGGGTGGATCTGCGTGTAGCAGGGGTTGGCGAAGTACGCGCCCTGGCGGTGCGCCCGCCAGGTGGCGGTGACGTTGCAACCCTTGGCGTTCGTGGAGAGGTAGAAGACGTTGCCGTAGCCGCCGGAGGCGAGTACGACCGCGTCGGCGAACTCAGTGGTGATCTCGCCGGTGACCAGGTCCCGTACGACGATCCCCCGGGCCCGGCCGTCAACGACGATCAGCTCCAGCATCTCGTGCCGGGTGTTCATCTCCACGTTGCCGAGGCCGACCTGACGTTCCAGCGCCTGGTACGCCCCGAGCAGCAGCTGCTGGCCCGTCTGGCCCCGGGCGTAGAAGGTGCGCTGTACCTGCGCGCCGCCGAAGGAGCGGGTGTCGAGCAGGCCGCCGTACTCGCGGGCGAACGGGACGCCCTGGGCGACGCACTGGTCAATGATGTTGACCGACACCTCGGCGAGTCGGTGCACGTTCGACTCGCGGGAGCGGAAGTCGCCGCCCTTGACGGTGTCGTAGAAGAGGCGGTGCACCGAATCGCCGTCGTTGCGGTAGTTCTTCGCGGCGTTGATGCCGCCCTGGGCGGCGATCGAGTGGGCCCGGCGCGGGCTGTCCTGGTAGCAGTAGGACCGGACTCGGTAGCCCTGCTCGGCGAGGGTGGCGGCCGCCGAACCGCCGGCCAGGCCGGTGCCGACAACGATTACCGTCAGCTTGCGACGGTTGGCCGGGTTGACCAGTTTGGCGGTGAACCGGCGACTGTCCCAGCGGCCCTCGATCGGCCCGTCCGGGGCCCGGGTGTCGGTGACCGGGTTACCTTCGGTGTAGAGATCCATGGTCAACGCACCAATCCGAGGAGTACGGCGAACGGGACCACCAGGTAGCCGACGCTGAGCGCGACGGCGAAGGCCAGCGCGAGGCCCTGGGCACGTCGTTCGCCCTTCGGCGTCTGCTGACCCAGGCTGCGGAACGCGCTGTAGGCGCCGTGCCGTAGGTGGAAGCCGAGAGCGACGACCGCGAGTGTGTAGAACAGCGTCACGTACCAGCGTTCCGGGGCGAAGTCGGCGACCACGTTGGCCTGCGGACGGGTGGGGTCGCCGACCGGGTTCAGGTGCCCGGTGGTCAGGTCCAGGATGTGGTAGATCACGAAGAGGGCGATGATCACGCCACCCCAGCGCATGGTGCGGGCGGCGTAACTGCCCTGGACCTTCTTGCGGTGGGCGTATCGGACCGGGCGGGCGGATCGGGCGCGCAGCGCCAGCATCGTCGCGGCCCAGATGTGGGCGGCCAGAGCGACCAGGAGTGCGCCCCGCTGCAACCACAGGTACCAGCCGTAGGGGAGTAGCGGCGTGCCGAGATCACGTAGCCAGTGTGCGTAGTGGTTGAAATCCTCGGCACCGGTGAAGATCTTCAGGTTGCCGAGCATGTGTGCGACGAGGAACAGCACCAAGACAAGGCCCGTCACCGCCATGACGGCTTTGAGGCCGACAGTGGAGCGGATGGGCGACCGAGTTCGTGACATGACTACCACCCGATTGACGCTAGGAGCAGTCGGATCAGTCGTCCAATGCATCGACTCCGCAGTCTTCATAGCCATAGGCTATGAAGATGCAACTCCATCAGCTTCGGTACTTCGTGGCGGTCGCAGAAGTACGACATTTCACCCAAGCAGCCGACTTCGTTGGCATAACGCAGCCCTCGTTGAGTAAGCAAATTCACGCTCTGGAGACTGAACTCGGCACCCCGCTCTTCGAGCGGGTAAGGGGAAAGATCGGGCTCACTGCCGCGGGTGAGGTACTGCTGCCGTTCGCCAAACGGATCCTCACCGATGTGGAGATCGCTACCCGGGAGGTGCAGGAGCTGGTCGGCCTACGGCGGGGTCGGGTACGCCTCGGTGCGACCCCCAGTCTGGCCACCTCGCTGGCCCCACCCGTGCTGCGCCGCTTCCGTGACGCTCACCCGACCGTTGACCTGTGGGTCGAGGAGGGCGGCTCTCAGGACCTGGTCCGGCACCTGCTCCGCGGCGACCTGGATCTGGCATTGATCATCGCGCCCGCCCAGGGCACCGACCCCGGGCTACGCACCGATGCGATCCTCACCGAGAGCCTGGTGGTCGCCAGCGTCGGGCCCCTGACGGACTCTCCGTCGGCGCACCCGATGCGCGTCGTCGACCTGCATGGCCAGCCACTGGTGATGTTTCGGGAGGGGTACGACCTGCGGGACGCCACCCTGCAGGCGTGCCGGGAGGCTGGCTTCGAGCCCCGGATCTCGGTGGACGGCGGGGAGATGGACTCCGTGCTCAGCTTCGTCTCGGCCGGGCTGGGCGTCGCCCTGGTGCCCGGCAGTGTCGTCGCCAGCCGGCCCGGAATCCACGTCACCCGACTCGCCTCGCCCGGCGTTCGCCGCACCATCGCGGTCGCCCGCCGCCGGGATGTCGTCCCCACCCATGCCGGCCGGGAGCTACGTCGCATCCTGCTCGAGTACGTTGACGACGCGGTCGCCACCGCTGCCCTGCCATCCGGCCTCGAGCCCCGCTAGCCCGCCGAGCGGTCAGTGGGCCTCGGCGTTGTCCATTGCGCGGTAGATGCGTTGCTCGCTGACCGGGTACGGGGTGCCCAGCGCCTGGGCGAAGACGTTCACCCGCAGCTCCTCGATCATCCACCGGATCTGGCGGACGGCCACCGTCCGCCGCTTCGCCGGCGGCAGGGCGGCGAGGAGGTCCGCGTACTCCCGCTGCACGACGGCGATCCGGTCCTGCTGCTGCTTGTCCCGGGCCGGGTTGCCGGGTAGCCGGTCCAACCGACGTTCGATCGCGGTCAGGTAGCGCCGTAGATCGGGTAGGCGTGGGTAGCCGGCCTCGGTGATGAAGCCCGGGTGGATCAGGCCGGTGAGCTGGCTGCGGACATCGGCGAGTGCGGCCACCACCGCCAGGTTGCGGGTCGCGCCGAGGCGTTGCTCGATCGCGTACCCGGCGGCGAGTACCCCGCGGACCCGCTCCATCACCTCGACGACGGTCTCCACCAGGCCGGTGCGGACCGTACTGCGCAGCGCGGCATAACCATCGGCGTCCCAGGCCGGGCCTCCGGCGTCGGCGATCAGCTTGTCGAGCGCCGCGCCGGCCGCGTCCTCGATCAGTGCCGGTACGCCCCCGTGCGGATTGCGGCTGAGCGCCAGCTTCGCCTCGTTGGAGAGCCGCCCCTGGAGAAACTTCGCCGGGGACGGCGCGGTCAACCGGAGCAGGCGTCGGGTCCCTGCCCAGTGCGCGGCTTCCTGCTCGGCGGGGGAGTCGAAGACCCGTACCCCGACCGTGGCGCCCTCGTCCACCAGCGCCGGGTAGGCGGTGACCGCGTACCCGGCCCGGACCTGCTCGACCGTGCGGGGCAGGGCACCGATCTCCCAGTCGGTCAGCCCGCTGCGGGTCACGTCCGGCGCGGCGGCGGCCACCACCTGACGTACCTCCGCGGTGAGCTCGCGTTGTAGCGCCGGCAGGTCCTTGCTCTCGGCGACCGGGCGGTCGTCCTCGCCGAGTACCCGGAAGGTGACCCGCAGGTGCGGCGGTAGCTTGCCAAGATCCCAGGCGTCCCGGGGGACGGTGACGCCGGTCATCCGGCGTAGCTGCCGGGTGAGGGCGTCCAGCAGGTCCTCCTCGCCGGGGGGTAGCTCGGCGAGTACGGCCCGGGCGTAGTCGGGCACCGGGACGAAGTTTCGTCGGACCGCCTTGGGCAGCGAGCGGATCAGCGCGATGACCAACTCCTCGCGGAGTCCCGGCACCTGCCACTGGAAGCTCTCCGCCGGCACCTGGTTGAGCAGCGGCAGCGGGATGTCCACCGTGACACCGTCGGCGGGCGTGCCGGGGTCGAAGCGGTACGTCAGCGGCAGGCGCACCCCGTCGGCTCGCCACTCGTCGGGGTAGCCGACCTCGTCCACGCCTCCGCGACCGGCGTTGACCAGCAGGTCCCGGGTGAAGGTCAGCAGGTCCGGTCGCTGCCGGCGCTCCCGCTTCCACCAGGCGTCGAAGTGCCGACCGGAGACCACCTCGGCCGGGACTCGTTCGTCGTAGAACTGGAAGATCGTCTCGTCGTCGACCAGGATGTCCCGCCGTCGGACCCGGTTCTCCAACTCGGTCACCTCGTCGAGTAGCTGCTGGTTGTCCCGCCAGAACTGGTGGTGGGTCTGCCAGTCCCCCTCGACCAGCGCATGTCGGATGAACAGCTCACGGCTGACCACCGGATCGATCCGGCCGAAATTGACCTTGCGGGAGCTGACGATCGGGACGCCGTACAGCGTCACCTTCTCGACGGCCATGACCGCCGCCTGCCGCTTCTCCCAGTGCGGCTCGCTGTAGCTGCGTTTCACCAGGTGCTGGGCGAGGGGCTCGACCCACTCCGGCTCGACCCGACCGTTCACCCGGCCCCACAGCCGAGTGGTCTCCACCAACTCGGCAGCCATCACCCAGCGCGGTGGCTTTTTTGCCAGGGCGGAGCCGGGGAAGAGGGCGAACTTCGCCCCCCGCGCGCCCAGGTATTCGTGCCGCTGGGTGTCCTTCAGGCCGACGTGGGAGAGGAGGCCGGCCAGCAGGGACTGGTGCACCTTCGGGGTATCGATCTCCTCCGGCAGGTCCGCCCCGCCGCCGCGTCGCTCACCGCCGTCGGTGGCCGGCCCGCCCCGCCGCCGGCTCCGCTCCGGGGTCCGCAGCGCCTGCCGGAGCTGGCTCACGATGTCCTGCCACTCCCGCACCCGCAGGTAGTTCAGGTACTCCGATCGGCACATCCGCCGGAATCCACTGGACGACCGGGCCCGCTGCTGCTCGCGCAGGTGGCGCCACAGGTTCAGGTACGCCACGAAGTCCGACTCCTGGTCGGCGAAGCGCGCATGCGCCTGGTCGGCCTGGGCCTGCTTGTCGACCGGCCGTTCGCGGGGGTCCTGGATCGACAGCGCCGCCGCGATCACGACCACCTCGGTGGCGCAGCCGTTGCGTTCACCCTCGAGCACCATCCGGGCCAGCCGGGGGTCGACCGGCAGCTGGGCGAGCCGTCGTCCGAGCGGGGTGAGCCGTTTCGCCGGGTCGGTCTCGGTTGGGTTCAGCGCGCCCAGCTCGTGCAGCAGGTTGACGCCGTCGGTGATGGTGCGACGGTCCGGTGGGTCGATGAAGGGGAACGCGGCGATATCGCCGAGTCCGATCGCGGTCATCTGGAGGATGACCGACGCGAGGTTGGTGCGCAGGATCTCCGGGTCGGTGAACTCGGGCCGGGACTGGAAGTCCGGCTCGTCGTAGAGGCGGATGCAGATGCCGTCCGAGGTGCGCCCACATCGTCCCGTGCGCTGGTTGGCCGAGGCCTGCGAGACCGGCTCGATGGGCAGCCGTTGCACCTTGAGCCGGTTCGAGTAGCGGGAGATGCGCGCCGTGCCGGGGTCCACCACGTATCGGATGCCGGGCACGGTGAGCGATGTCTCCGCGACGTTGGTGGCCAGCACCACCCGCCGACCGGTGTGCGGGGCGAAGACGCGGTGCTGCTCGGCGGTGCTCAGGCGGGCGTACAGCGGCAGGATCTCGGTGTTGCGCAGCGTCGGTCGGTGCGCGACGAGCTTGCCGAGCGCGTCGGCGGTGTCTCGGATCTCCCGTTCACCGGAGAGGAAGACCAAGATGTCGCCGGGGCCTTCGGTGGCCAGTTCCTGCACCGCGTCCCCGATGGCCTGGACCTGGTCGCGAACCTGCTCCTCGTCGGTGTCGTCCTCGTCCTCGCCCACCTCGACCAGCGGCCGGTACCGTACCTCGACCGGGTAGGTCCGGCCGGATACCTCGACGACCGGCGCCGGGTTGCCGTCGGCGTCGGCGAAGTGTCGCGCGAACCGGTCGGTCTCGATGGTGGCCGAGGTGATGATCACCTTGAGGTCCCGCCGGCGGGGGAGGAGCTGCCGTAGGTAGCCGAGGATGAAGTCGATGTTGAGGCTTCGCTCGTGCGCCTCGTCAACGATGATCGTGTCGTACTGGCGCAGCATCCGGTCGTGCTGTAACTCGGCGAGCAGGATGCCGTCGGTCATCAACTTGACCAGGCTCCGGTCGCTGACCTGGTCGGCGAAGCGCACCTGGTAGCCGACCACCTCGCCCAGTTCGGTGCCGAGTTCTTCGGCGATTCGGTCGGCGACTGTTCGGGCGGCGAGCCGGCGCGGCTGGGTGTGCCCGATCAACCCGTGGACGCCGCGGCCCAGCTCCAGGCAGATCTTGGGCAGCTGGGTGGTCTTGCCGGAGCCGGTCTCGCCAGCGACGATCACGACCTGGTGGTCACGGATCGCCGCGGCGATCTCGTCCCGGCGGTCGCTGACCGGCAGCATGGCCGGGTAGGTGATCGCGGGTACGGCGGCCTGCCGGACCGCCAGCCGTGCCTCGGCCCGGACCACATCCGTCGTGATTTCGGCCAGGGCTGTTTCCCGACGTTGCGGGTCGGGTATCCGGCGTGCGCCGTCCAGCCGCCGTCGAAGACGGTGCTGGTCACGGAGCATCAACGGGCGTAGCCGGCGGTGCAGCTCGCGGGTGGCGTCGGGCGGGGTGGAGGCGACTTCGTTCTGCATGTCGCCGCTAAGGATAGGCAGCCGGGCGATCGTCCGCCCGGAGTTACCTCCGCCGGGCTGCTGGTGCCCGTCGTCGCCGCGG comes from Salinispora tropica CNB-440 and encodes:
- a CDS encoding succinate dehydrogenase cytochrome b subunit, which codes for MSRTRSPIRSTVGLKAVMAVTGLVLVLFLVAHMLGNLKIFTGAEDFNHYAHWLRDLGTPLLPYGWYLWLQRGALLVALAAHIWAATMLALRARSARPVRYAHRKKVQGSYAARTMRWGGVIIALFVIYHILDLTTGHLNPVGDPTRPQANVVADFAPERWYVTLFYTLAVVALGFHLRHGAYSAFRSLGQQTPKGERRAQGLALAFAVALSVGYLVVPFAVLLGLVR
- a CDS encoding LysR family transcriptional regulator, which codes for MKMQLHQLRYFVAVAEVRHFTQAADFVGITQPSLSKQIHALETELGTPLFERVRGKIGLTAAGEVLLPFAKRILTDVEIATREVQELVGLRRGRVRLGATPSLATSLAPPVLRRFRDAHPTVDLWVEEGGSQDLVRHLLRGDLDLALIIAPAQGTDPGLRTDAILTESLVVASVGPLTDSPSAHPMRVVDLHGQPLVMFREGYDLRDATLQACREAGFEPRISVDGGEMDSVLSFVSAGLGVALVPGSVVASRPGIHVTRLASPGVRRTIAVARRRDVVPTHAGRELRRILLEYVDDAVATAALPSGLEPR
- the hrpA gene encoding ATP-dependent RNA helicase HrpA, with protein sequence MQNEVASTPPDATRELHRRLRPLMLRDQHRLRRRLDGARRIPDPQRRETALAEITTDVVRAEARLAVRQAAVPAITYPAMLPVSDRRDEIAAAIRDHQVVIVAGETGSGKTTQLPKICLELGRGVHGLIGHTQPRRLAARTVADRIAEELGTELGEVVGYQVRFADQVSDRSLVKLMTDGILLAELQHDRMLRQYDTIIVDEAHERSLNIDFILGYLRQLLPRRRDLKVIITSATIETDRFARHFADADGNPAPVVEVSGRTYPVEVRYRPLVEVGEDEDDTDEEQVRDQVQAIGDAVQELATEGPGDILVFLSGEREIRDTADALGKLVAHRPTLRNTEILPLYARLSTAEQHRVFAPHTGRRVVLATNVAETSLTVPGIRYVVDPGTARISRYSNRLKVQRLPIEPVSQASANQRTGRCGRTSDGICIRLYDEPDFQSRPEFTDPEILRTNLASVILQMTAIGLGDIAAFPFIDPPDRRTITDGVNLLHELGALNPTETDPAKRLTPLGRRLAQLPVDPRLARMVLEGERNGCATEVVVIAAALSIQDPRERPVDKQAQADQAHARFADQESDFVAYLNLWRHLREQQRARSSSGFRRMCRSEYLNYLRVREWQDIVSQLRQALRTPERSRRRGGPATDGGERRGGGADLPEEIDTPKVHQSLLAGLLSHVGLKDTQRHEYLGARGAKFALFPGSALAKKPPRWVMAAELVETTRLWGRVNGRVEPEWVEPLAQHLVKRSYSEPHWEKRQAAVMAVEKVTLYGVPIVSSRKVNFGRIDPVVSRELFIRHALVEGDWQTHHQFWRDNQQLLDEVTELENRVRRRDILVDDETIFQFYDERVPAEVVSGRHFDAWWKRERRQRPDLLTFTRDLLVNAGRGGVDEVGYPDEWRADGVRLPLTYRFDPGTPADGVTVDIPLPLLNQVPAESFQWQVPGLREELVIALIRSLPKAVRRNFVPVPDYARAVLAELPPGEEDLLDALTRQLRRMTGVTVPRDAWDLGKLPPHLRVTFRVLGEDDRPVAESKDLPALQRELTAEVRQVVAAAAPDVTRSGLTDWEIGALPRTVEQVRAGYAVTAYPALVDEGATVGVRVFDSPAEQEAAHWAGTRRLLRLTAPSPAKFLQGRLSNEAKLALSRNPHGGVPALIEDAAGAALDKLIADAGGPAWDADGYAALRSTVRTGLVETVVEVMERVRGVLAAGYAIEQRLGATRNLAVVAALADVRSQLTGLIHPGFITEAGYPRLPDLRRYLTAIERRLDRLPGNPARDKQQQDRIAVVQREYADLLAALPPAKRRTVAVRQIRWMIEELRVNVFAQALGTPYPVSEQRIYRAMDNAEAH